In Leptolyngbya sp. NIES-2104, the genomic window GACTTCTACAGCTCTCCGGAGCGATACAGAGAAGTTTTGCCCTTCAGTTTAGGAATTCTTAGTGTTTTGTTGGCGCATGAATTGGGACACTGGATCGTAGCGAAACGGTATCAGATTCGATTGAATTTGCCATTTTTTATTCCGACTTGGCAGATTGGATCGTTTGGGGCAATTACCCGGTTTGCCTCGCTGCTTCCGAATCGAACGGCTCTGTTTGATATCTCGATCGCAGGACCGATCGCTGGTGGACTAGTCGCGCTTGGAATGCTGGTCACGGGTCTGTTGCTTTCACATGAAGGAGTCGGATTTAAAGTACCGACGCAATTCTTTGAAGGGTCAATTCTCGTGGGCACTCTGGCACGAGTGATTATGGGTACTGCGATTCAGAAATCGATCGTCGAAGTGAGTCCGCTCGTTGTGCTTGGCTGGATTGGGTTAGTCGTGACCGCGATTAACGTGATGCCAGCGGGACAGCTTGATGGTGGGCGGATCGTGCAAGCCATCTACGGACGGCAAACGGCAGCACGGGCAACGGTGGCAACGATCGTGATTCTCGGTCTGGCTTCGCTTGTGAATCCGTTGGCGCTGTATTGGGCGATCGTGATTGTCGTGTTGCAGCGCAATCCGGAGCGTCCGAGTTTGAATGAGATTAGTGAACCGGATGACGCGAGAGCTGCGATCGCATTAGTGGTTCTGTTTTTGATGGTGATGATTTTGTTGCCGCTGACTCCGAGCCTGGCTGGACGGTTGGGGATTGGTGGATAGGTGCATCGCTTCGGTTTTGTTGGCTAATGCCCCCTAAATCCCCCATTCTGGGGGACTTTGAGGAGCTAAGAATCTTGAGATTTGAAGTTTCTTTTCTTGCCCCCGATTATGCTGGATACTCCTCAGATTTTTTTACT contains:
- a CDS encoding site-2 protease family protein, whose translation is MFTALTIVVALGILGWGFNRARPYGKLGILAWLQSVVLMAPWILFFGLFAAGIYLNLAGMLLLFVVSTGVYIWIGRQLRAEGQDFLAKRAAAKVAIESALSDSSETAPPPAISQPVSIPDEDLQTIKSIFGIDTFFLTETIPYQDGAVFRGNLRGEPEPTLAKLTSTLTAQLGDRYRLFLIENQDEKPVVVVLPSKNDPKPLNVTQTLLSIVLFLATIAASLETGGILQGFDFYSSPERYREVLPFSLGILSVLLAHELGHWIVAKRYQIRLNLPFFIPTWQIGSFGAITRFASLLPNRTALFDISIAGPIAGGLVALGMLVTGLLLSHEGVGFKVPTQFFEGSILVGTLARVIMGTAIQKSIVEVSPLVVLGWIGLVVTAINVMPAGQLDGGRIVQAIYGRQTAARATVATIVILGLASLVNPLALYWAIVIVVLQRNPERPSLNEISEPDDARAAIALVVLFLMVMILLPLTPSLAGRLGIGG